The following nucleotide sequence is from Anser cygnoides isolate HZ-2024a breed goose chromosome 21, Taihu_goose_T2T_genome, whole genome shotgun sequence.
AAACTGCTCCCTGAGGCTGTCAGCAGCAGGGCTAGAACTCTGCTGAGCTTCTCGCCACGCTACTTGCAGGCGGTGAAGGCTTTGGTTTATCTTTACCATCTGGTCATGCAacctagtaaaaaaaaaaaagggtgaggAAGACACCAGACAAGATACAAATAAGTTTAGTACAGACTGCCTAAGTGAAACAGAAGTCACCACACACTGAGAGAGATGTTTTGTGCAGCTGCCAGTGCAAGACTTCAAAATGTTGCCAGCTTGACCAGGTGTGCTGCTTCcctctctgagcagcagcagggaggctgcaacGCAGCAAGTGTACTTTCAATTCAAACTATTTCCTGCAGATAATCCGCTTGGGGGCCAGCAGCGGGAAGTGCTTGAAGAAAGGCAAGCCACCGCTTGGGAGGGTAAGATATCCTCCTGAGGAGCCAAAGAAGTCTGTTACGCAGCCTGGTAAACCAACGGCTCCTACGAAGCACTCTTCAGCAGAGCAGATAATGAGACTACGCAGCTGCAAACCCTGTTAGATTACCAAGGTCAGGGAGTGGGTAAGCCCTGGAGATGCCTGTAAGGTGACATTTTCAGTTTCCCAGCAACAAGCCACTTGCATAACTTTTTCATCTATTTCTATATTTAGATAATAAACCAGAAGGGGACTAGGCTTGGATCAGCAGTGACCTCATAGTATCCAGGCAACAATTTGCAGAAGACTAAGAAAAACAGTGCATTCTGGTGTCCAGAAAATTGTTTCCTGGAAACAGCCAGTTACCTTGCATTTGTGTTTCAATTAAAATCCATTTAGTGGGCCAGTTCAGACACTTCACAGTGGGCAAGTACTCTGCTACTCAGAAGCTCTCTAGCAGATAAGCAAGGGGACACAGGCCTGTTCTCTCAGAGAAGGTATGAGAACTGAGTGAGCCATGCCAATCCAGCACTTAGCTGTTAAGACACTATAAATAACATGGACTCCTGTCAGCTTTGACTGAACACAAGTgaatttcttcacaaaattAGTCAGCCTGATGCTCAAGGGTCAGTCAAAACATACTGTGAAAGGCATTTGGCAACTCAAGTGTCTCACTCTAAGTTGCGAGTATTTAGTAAAACTTTATGTAACTGTACACGGATGCAAAATAGTGCTGGGAGCAATCATTTACCTACAGCTTTAACAATcacattttttctgaatatcAGGTATCATTCTTGCAAAGTGCATACCTCGGTAGCACATCTAACACCTCAGAGGTCAGCTCCTTAAGAACACTCATACAGCTGTAGAACCATTACCTGTGAAATCCTAAGTGAAGGGTGTATTGTGTTAGGACCAGGTTTTCTGTCACCAGATTGTAGCTGTTTGCAAACTCTGGCTCTTGCTCAGTCACAGCAGGTATCaaacatgtttctttttctaaaccTAGAATTAAAAACATCTCTGCATTAAGTCCTACCCAGAAGCATCGGTAAGGAAAGAGTGCTCAAGATGGCTCCCACTGATAATATGAAATGACTGTAGGTGATGCTGGGcagtatttatttgtattcagTTCTTCCTTTGCTCCTCTCTAGTGcttcatttctctctccctttacTGGTGTACAGCAAGAGAGCACTGCTGGGAAAGGTAGGGAACTGAAGAGATCCCCTGTCTAATTCATTTACTCCCACAGGTTTTGGGCATACCTTTCATATGTACATTCTTactcctcctttcctcttcattcAGCTCCTTTAGGGCACAGTAAGTAGGATTAAAGGTTAGCAGCCTAGGAGATTTTGGTTTGCAGAAGGGCTGACACAGCTTTAGGAGTGCAGCTCCCAAATTCAGGAAGAAGGCATCTGAGGCATACATCTGGAAGAAGATCTCTGGCATCTGATTAGCCCAAATTTTGGTACGGCCTGCATTAGCATGGAGACAGTTTCCCAGCCAGGACAAAATCCTGTGCTTTGTTTCTGGAGACAACTGCAACAGGTTCTTGAGCATCTGGTAGATCTTCTCGTGGAATTGGGCCATAAACTGTTAGAGGGAACAGAGCATGTTTGAAGGAGTCATTGTTAGAAAGGCGTCTTTTGCCTGTCCTGTCATTAATGCTGGAGCTGTCACAGGTCCAGACTACATCCTACTCTTAAAAGGCaggattttcaaagaaaattttttaaagattttttttttttcaaagtcacGACACCTAAATCAATCACCCATCAGACATGTTATGAAAAGGCCAAATCCTGAGGCCACCAAGAAAGGATAATTAGGGACACGCTCAAAAGCATAGCCAAGAGCAAGTTGTTTCAGTAGGAAGTAAATCAAAATTCTTTGCACATTTTTGGCAGAAACAATGACCCTAAAAGAATACATGGCTGGGAATCCCATTCTCTGGGACAAACTCCTGCACCTGAGCATCCTTCCCTGTAGAACAAGAACTGTGCTTATGTTCTGATTTGTGATGCTTTGTTCTATCTTCTGAAATAATCTTTAAGATCCTCCCAGCACTAATGATCTCAGGAGGGAAGCTATTTAATTACAAATACACAGTGAGTGTTGCCTGTCATTTTATCTGCTAGTGAGTCAATGTTTCAATTACGGGACAggtactgaaaaatatttcatagtgCTTACAACATCTAAGTTAAATTATCTCCATATACCATCTTAAGCTATGGTACCAGTATCTGTTCTGAAAGTACCCTACCATTTTcccaaaaatcagaaaactaCTTTGGTAACAGATGACTCACTCTTAAGCAGCAGAAACACGTGATCAATTTGAAGACTTCGGTTACAACCTGAGTAAGCACGCAAAGCTATTTacattttacagatggagaaTCCACAATCCAAAGCAGTTCTGTGACTTGCTCAGCCACCAAGACATGCTATCAAAGAGCCAGTGGAAGAACTCAGCACCAACATCAAGTCTTTTCCCTTTAACCCGCAAGCCCAGAGACTAATAAAATACACTGGGAAGCAGCAGTATTACACTTCAGCCCCACCTGATGGATGTTGGATTCCTGCACCTTGATCTCTTGTGGACTGGATCGGGATGGATTCAAGAAGTAGCCGTGATTCTCTACTACACCAGGAGTCTTTAGCAAACAGGAGATATTTAAAATGGCACCTAACAAAGTCTTCTGATACATCTGTCCATTATTAGGATCCTTGGGCTGAATATAGCCTGCAAATACCTAGGGAACAGATAAACATGCTGACATTTATATAAAATCCCACTAAAAAAAACTATGGGTTTAGGCCAGCAAATCAGAAACTAAAAGGACCAAGGGTACACACAAGTTGTTACACTGCACTTTTGGTTTGAACTGAACAGGTTAGATCATCTAAATGCATCCCTGTAAGCAGAATCTGTGAGTGACCAAGTAGATCATCTTGGGTATGCACAAGTCTAACTGCAGTGCAGGTATCAGAATTACACTAATGATAAcaaatttctaaaaatgaaaagagcgCAAGAAGCAACCAGCctgtcactgaaaaataaacaagggaTAAATCATCAGCCATTGAGCAGAAAGTTACAGGTACATTAGAAGTGTCTCTTTGTATAACCAACATCTACTACCCTGTTGTCACCTGcaaactgttttctcttcttctacCTCTTGTCTTTGAGTGATGCTAGAGAAGCATTCACTGAACACCACTAGGATTACACTATTGCAACCTGTGGGGTTTCCGCATAAGACAAAAGTTACTAGCTCTTCATAAGGCTAGGACACATACCTTTGCTatatctttctgctttgtgaagTAGAGGAGCATATCTAGGTAAGTGTACAGCAGGATCTGACAAAGGTCCAAGTCCTTGATCCTGCCCAGCAAAATATCGAACACTGGAATCATGACTTCCCCAAACGTCCGCACTTCCTCATCCATTGTTAAGGCTTCTATGACCTCCTCGAGAAACTCAGTCATGTCTTCAAAATCTAGCAAGCGATACAAGACCGTTACAGACAAAGAGATCCTCAGTGCGGCCAAAGCTCAGAGTATGCACACCCTGCTACCCAAGCACAGCCCTCCCTTTCACCTTCCTTTTAACAATGAATGGAGCCAAAGCTTCACTCAAGCCACAATATTCGTCCCGCAGGCTTTACCTATGTTAAGATGTCCCTGGCTTGCTTAGAGGTAAGAATTAAGAGCCTCTTTTACAGCCACTTCCTCAATGGAGACAGGAGAGCTCACCATCACCGACATTGCAAAGTGCAAACATTCAGAGGGCTGAATgcacttaaagaaaaatgcagctaGAACAAATTAAGAAGCCTTACAACACTAACGGTAACCTTACAGACTAAGGCATCAGTTAAGTTTAGTCAAACTTACGTGCCCCTCTCAGTGCCTCCAGCATCAGGTCCACCAGCTGCTCATACACATTCTGGTTGACATAAATCTCCGGGGTCAGAAGAACAGTGTGAGCATTTGACACAGTCAGATTTCGGCAGCGCACAGCAAAGGGCAGCAAGTTCTCTGGAACCTTGGTTATCTGCACAGAAACGACAAGACAGATCTGGGATCGTGTATCCAATTCTCTCCACTAAAATGTCAGCTTTTGGATAACAAAgttatttcctttctcagaaACTTCTACCCACCTCTTCCCTTGCCCTCTGGAAACAGGCATAGAGGTAGCGTAGAATTTGTTTCTCCCCCGCGTCCCGATCTGCAGAGAGGTTTTGTGTGGTGGCAGAGGTCATGTAAATCAGGTGGTTTCCAGGCTCCTGCAGCAACAGGCGGGTGAACAGGGCCTAGGCACAAGCAAAAATAGGCTGAAAGTGAAACAGTAccagtagagaaaaaaaatcacttaaaataaatccCTTATCATCTTAGGCTAAACTATTTCTGCCCAGAAGAGCCCTCTTTAACCCTTATTAAGTAAGAGTACCAGACTGAGAATCTTCAGGCTCAGTTAAGTGCTAAACTAACAATTTCTCCAATCACCTTCAAGAGCGATGGCAGTTCTAAGGGAACTCTAACTAGCAGCTCCGCACTCTGCTTTGGCAGACAGCCTTCACTCAGGATGCATTGCGTACACTTTGCGAGGAAAGATATTTAATTGCTGTTCCCAAAGTAAACAGAAGATCTAAAAGCCTTATTGTGCCGATTACTGGGAAGTTGTCAACTGTCAGGATAACTACACAGAACTAAACAAAcgcatttttgtttgtttttaaaaacagaaagcgCATAAAAGGCTCTCCTTTCCTGTCACCATTGCTGTAGGACAACCTGCCTCAAACGGAAAACACTAAATTCCCCACTCACAACTAGGATTTTGAAAGAGTTCCATCAGGAGCTATCAGCACATCACTCACAGCAGCTGCACTATTTCTGTCTGGACAGCCATCAGTCTGTGTGAGAAATGAGATATGCAGCAATCGTACCTGCTCAATATTTTCCATGTCAAGCCAGTCTTGGTCATCCAGATCTGCAGCCATTTCTTCCAAATACACACAACGAGCTGGAATCCCATTTCCACTTTTCATGCTGGGATCACctgagaaaaacacaaataatctATTGTCCCAAAGCTGACAGAAAACATAGCTGCAAGCAGTGAAACCTACAGGCAGGATCCTGCCCGTGGCAGAGCTGTCTGCTACCAGCTACTGCAGGGAAGCCCTGCCCCTCTCCCACCATTCCCACCCAGTTTCGTGTAGATCTGACAAGCTTCTATGAGGCTTCTCACACTTCTGCTCAAAGCATGGTCCACTCGGGAACTCATCAAGACAGCCCTCCTTCTGCGAGTACACAGGTCATGCTGCACACTGTTAGAAGTCACGCTCTTACACTGATATCACAAGTAAAAAACAGTTTAGGGCTACTACGAGAGCCGAAGCTCCCACAGGGTTCCCTTGTTCACATCCTTGCCTTGAGGGCCCGCactcagcagaagcagcaagagCTTCTCagcatgctgctgccagcaaTGCCACCTTGGGCCAGCTCAGAAATGCCGagtgctgcctctgctggcCCCATGCAGCTGAAGACGCTCAGAAGCGCTGACTCTCAGGATTGTTTTTACGAGACAGCGGCAGAAATAGTCTCTCAGCAGCTGTGTAATGTTGCTTTCTCTGATCCTTACAAGTcaaaagcaaacacaggaaCTCTGCTCAAGGCTTTGGGCACACCAGCTGCAGATAACCAGCTGCACGGTTCCAGGCCAGATGCTCTCCACCCAGCGTTTCTCCCAGGCTGTTTCCCACCGGCACAGgcgcagagcagagctcccTGCTTGAAGCGGGGCTCGCGCCTGCCGGGGTCTGCCCAGACGGGAGCACACCAGCGCCCGTCCCCTTGGGGCCCCGCAGTTGCCTTCACAAAGCAAACCACGGCAGTGATGGGCCAACACCTGCCACGGAAAGCTCAGCCCCCGGCACGAGCACTCACTGTTGTCGAGGGTGATGAGGAAGATCCTCTGGATCATGTGGTTGATGTTGAGCTGCTCGCACAGCTCCCGCTGGGAGCGGAACGAGCGGCTGATCTCGGCCACGGAGTAATCGCAGTCATCCAGGCTCTCGGAGACGCTGTTGTCGGAGTCATCCTGGCTGGCCGAGGTCTCCTCGCCTGCGACACCGAGACCCAGAGCTGCCCACcgggctgccccccccacccccgagCTCCAGAACCGCCCCCGAGCGCCCGAACGGCCGCGTCCACACAGGAacgcgcggccccggccccgggcggcCCCGTCAGCGGCCCGCGGCTccccgctcggccccgcccGGGCCCCTcgccggccgcccccgccccgcccgccgcgccccggccccgacCTGCCAGCGGCCgcggctgctgcttctgcccgGCGGCGAACTGCCTGGCGTCGGCCAGCGAGCTGAAGAGCGCGGCGAAGGGGTTGGCGGAGATGCTGTTGTTGTTCTCCTGGTCCGTCATGGCCGCGCCAtgcggggcgggccgggccgggcccggggccgccgctcCCGCTCCAGCGCCCGCCGCGCGCGTCACGGCGCCGCGCTCCGCGTGACGTCATCAACACGCGCCGggagcgcggcgcggggcggggcggggcgcggcggcccCCGAGGAGCGGCGCGGGCGGGGCTGCGGCGCCCCCtggcgggcgggcgggcagctGCACGCGCGGGGGCGTGGCCGAGCCGATCGGCATAATGAATATGTATGACCTCGTTTGCATACGGCGATGAACACACTGATGCACGAGCCACCGGGGGGGGGTttccaatatttatttatttgtctgtttgtttatttgacGCCCGCGCCCTCCCCCGCCGTGCTCCCGCGGTGCCCTCACGGCGATGGGGGCCGGCGGTctccccggtgccggtgccggtgccggtgcccttACCGCGGGTGCCGGGCCCGATggccgcagcgccgccgccccccgccggggccgcccccggggccgctcaGACGGGCGGCGGGGCCCAGCCCAGGCCGgtggcggcgcggccccggcgctGCAGCTCCGCCATCTCCTGCATCGCCTTGGCGCTGGCCGCCGGGGTCTGCACCTCGAAGGTGAGCTCGAAGCGGCTGTAGTCCACGCGGAAGGCGCCCTTCTCCAGCCACATGCAGGGCTCGAAGCGGTACCCCCACAGGATCTCGTCCTCGGTGTACGAGGTGCGGGCCTGGCACGTCATCCCTGCGGGGCACGGCCCAGGGGAGGCTCGGACGCGCCCCTCGGAGCGACACCACAGGATTCACGGTCCTGTGCCTGTGCCCGCAGCGATGCGCTCGCGGTGAAGCCCGGAGTGTGAAGGCAGGGCTCAGGCTCTGCAGAAGTGCCCGGAGATGGGCTCCGCACCACGCCGCCTGcacacccccccccaggtccccaccCCTTGCACCCGGTTCCCCCGACCTCCACCTGCGGCTGCGGCACCGGGCAAACAGCGCGGCCAGGCTGGCTTCCCAACGGCAGCCACTTTGTGCGGGGCTGGACAGAGCCACCCCAACCCCTGTCACTCACCCGTGGCCTCCACAATGCCCTCGAGGATGATGATGATCTCAAACTGCTCCCTCCTCAGCGACTCCGCCGACATGTCCCAGAAGGGGCTGCGCTGGTTGATGACGTGGCAGATGATCTGGGGCTCCACCAGAAACAACCTGTCCTCCCCTGTGTCGTAGCCCAGGTTCAGCTCCGACTGCTCCAAGGGGATGAACTCCCCTTCTTTGGTCTGTCTGGATTTAATCAGTTTGGCTCTTATTTTTGCGTCCACCATGTGGCTCTCCCGGAGGTCCCCGATGCGGAACATCAGGCAGAGCTTCTCGTCTCGGTGGGAGATGACGCAGTTTTTGCTGAAGATTAAGGTCTGGGCACGCTTCTTGGGCCTGGAGATCTTGACAAACATGCAGCCCACCATAAGGGCATCAATCATGGACCCAATGATGGACTGTGCCATGAGCAGGATGACGCCTTCGGCACAGTTGGCAGTCACGATCCTGGAGCCGTAGCCAATGGTCCTCTGACTTTCCACAGAGAACAGTAAGGCAGATATGAAATTGTCCACGTTCTCGATGCATGCCTTCCACTCTGGATCGCCGATGTGGTCGATGTCACCCCTTATCCAAGCGTCGAAGAAATAGATGGTGCCAAAGACAACCCAGGTGACAATATAGCACATCATGAAAACGAAGAGGAACCAGCGGTACTTGAGGTCCACGATAGTGGTGAAAATGTCTGAGAGGAACCTCTTCTTCTCCTGGATGTTGCCCAAGTTCACCTGGCACTTGCCTACTTTGGTGACGTAgcgctgcctctgctgcttgcttgccAAGCTGAGCGGCCGCTCGTCCTCCATGAGCTTGCAGCGCCGGGTCTGCAGCTTCTCCGTGGAGGGGATGGAGACGATGCTCCGGGTGGACGTTTTGCTCTgcacggggctggggatggTGGGCACGCTGTGCGTGTGCCGCGGGTACCAGCGGGAGGAGACGTCCCATGGCACGGGCAGTGGGTCATGGCGCGACATGCGGCGGTGCTTGGGCAGGTCGCCGGTGCTGATGGAGGTGCTGGGCCAGCACCTGGCGGGCACAATGTCCTCTGAGTCTGCTCGTCTCTGAAGCAGAGCCGGCTCACCGGGGATGACAGTGCTGTAGGGCGGGTGGAGATCGTTTGGGACTAGGGCTCTTTTCTCAGCAGCGTTGGTGGCCTCTTGCTGTTGGCTGTCGTCTGCGAGGAACACAGGGGTGGCTGGACCTTCGGGCTGCAAGGGGAAAGGGGCCAGTCCACATTAAACCGCCCTCTTCATCCTCTGTGCACCAGGCACTGAGCATCACTGAGCCTCATGTGCCTGGGAAGCTCCACACCGCACGCAGGACAGCGGGGACCTGCACGGAGCCCCGCGGGTGGTGTGCCCGGGGCGCAGCCCTACCTTCTGGGGGAAGGTGCCGTAGCGGCTGCTGTCGGTGGGCGGCCGCGGCAGGTAGGCCAGCATGTGCCTGGCGGTGGGCGCCTGCGCGGGTGGGATGGAGTTCCTCCGGCCCCGGGACTCCTCGCGGAGCAGCCAGCTGCCACCCACGCCGTTGCGGGTGCAGAGGCTGCGCTCCCACTGTGgctccgtgctgctgctggcggcggtCAGCACGGCGGCCATGGCACAGGGCGCTGCGGGAACAGAAGGGTAGCGTCAGGTGGGGTGCGGGATGCACgggcagcaggctgggcagggaTGGCAAAGTCGGGGGTGAACACTGGTGGGTCCTGCCGGCAGTCTCTCGGGGCTGTAGCAGGTGAAGGATGTTCACATGGTCACCACGAGAGGACAGCCCCGAGCCCCACGCAGGGCT
It contains:
- the UBE4A gene encoding ubiquitin conjugation factor E4 A; amino-acid sequence: MTDQENNNSISANPFAALFSSLADARQFAAGQKQQPRPLAGEETSASQDDSDNSVSESLDDCDYSVAEISRSFRSQRELCEQLNINHMIQRIFLITLDNSDPSMKSGNGIPARCVYLEEMAADLDDQDWLDMENIEQALFTRLLLQEPGNHLIYMTSATTQNLSADRDAGEKQILRYLYACFQRAREEITKVPENLLPFAVRCRNLTVSNAHTVLLTPEIYVNQNVYEQLVDLMLEALRGAHFEDMTEFLEEVIEALTMDEEVRTFGEVMIPVFDILLGRIKDLDLCQILLYTYLDMLLYFTKQKDIAKVFAGYIQPKDPNNGQMYQKTLLGAILNISCLLKTPGVVENHGYFLNPSRSSPQEIKVQESNIHQFMAQFHEKIYQMLKNLLQLSPETKHRILSWLGNCLHANAGRTKIWANQMPEIFFQMYASDAFFLNLGAALLKLCQPFCKPKSPRLLTFNPTYCALKELNEEERRSKNVHMKGLEKETCLIPAVTEQEPEFANSYNLVTENLVLTQYTLHLGFHRLHDQMVKINQSLHRLQVAWREAQQSSSPAADSLREQFERLMTIYLSTKTAMTEPQMLQNCLNLQVSMAVLLVQLAIGNQGTEPLELTFPLPGVENSALAYVPEFFADNLGDFFIFLRRFADDILETSADSLEHILHFVTVFMGDVERMKNPHLRAKLAEVLEAVMPHLDQVQNPLVSSVFHRKRVFCSYQNAAHLAEALIKVFVDIEFTGDPHQFEQKFNYRRPMYPILRYMWGTDSYRQSIKALADYASENLEAMNPPLFLRFLNLLMNDAIFLLDEAIQYLSKIKVQQIEKDRGEWDSLSQEARREKESSLQMFGQLARFHNIMSNETIGTLAFLTSEIKSLFVHPFLAERIISMLNYFLQHLVGPKMGALKVKDFSEFDFKPQQLVSDICTIYLNLGDEENFCATVPKDGRSYSPTLFAQTVRVLKKINKPGNMIVAFSNLAERIKSLADRQQQEEETYADACDEFLDPIMSTLMSDPVILPSSRVTVDRSTIARHLLSDQTDPFNRSPLTMDQIRPNTELKEKIQQWLAERKKQKEDLEDTLN
- the LOC106039791 gene encoding G protein-activated inward rectifier potassium channel 4-like, which encodes MASQQLSRAWKHAAAPCAMAAVLTAASSSTEPQWERSLCTRNGVGGSWLLREESRGRRNSIPPAQAPTARHMLAYLPRPPTDSSRYGTFPQKPEGPATPVFLADDSQQQEATNAAEKRALVPNDLHPPYSTVIPGEPALLQRRADSEDIVPARCWPSTSISTGDLPKHRRMSRHDPLPVPWDVSSRWYPRHTHSVPTIPSPVQSKTSTRSIVSIPSTEKLQTRRCKLMEDERPLSLASKQQRQRYVTKVGKCQVNLGNIQEKKRFLSDIFTTIVDLKYRWFLFVFMMCYIVTWVVFGTIYFFDAWIRGDIDHIGDPEWKACIENVDNFISALLFSVESQRTIGYGSRIVTANCAEGVILLMAQSIIGSMIDALMVGCMFVKISRPKKRAQTLIFSKNCVISHRDEKLCLMFRIGDLRESHMVDAKIRAKLIKSRQTKEGEFIPLEQSELNLGYDTGEDRLFLVEPQIICHVINQRSPFWDMSAESLRREQFEIIIILEGIVEATGMTCQARTSYTEDEILWGYRFEPCMWLEKGAFRVDYSRFELTFEVQTPAASAKAMQEMAELQRRGRAATGLGWAPPPV